One Triticum dicoccoides isolate Atlit2015 ecotype Zavitan chromosome 3B, WEW_v2.0, whole genome shotgun sequence genomic window, cttcatagtgggtaCTAGTAAAATATATATCATGCAAGTCGTCATTTGTTAAGATGTATATTCATTCTCATTGGGTTGTGTTACGCTACTTCAAACACTTGGCTTCACATTAACTACACATGCCAGATAAGTAAACTTGTTCTGAGATGTGTTATGTTACTCGCTAAGTTAGCAGACTAAGGACGGACGGGGCAGTCGGTCCAGAAAAAGAAGAACTTTCTGACAAATGCCTTTTCCTTCTGTGCAACACGGTGCCCGTGCGCGCGCGTTTTTGTTTTTGCTTAATCGAGAAACCCCCAGATCGGGAAGGAAATATCGGATACGGATGACGCTCTATCTCTATCCGACGTGACCGCACCGCACCGCAGCGCAGGGAGGCCGGCCGAGGGCTCGCTTCAAGAGCCCGTGCGGGCTCTCTCGCGGCCCATGTACCTCTCGGCCCTCGCCTCTCTTCTCTCTCGCGgctcggagtcggagccagattcCGGCGAGCGGCcctagcagcagcggcggcgggcggcgtctcCGGTTCCGGCGGGCGGTTGGGCGGGCGGCCATGGCGGTGGCGGCGCCGGGACAGCTGAACCTCGACGAGTTCCCCTCCTGGGGCTCCCGCGGCGTCGACTGCTTCGAGAAGCTCGAGCAGATCGGCGAGGGCACCTACGGGTCCGTACCTTACCCTACTCCTCCCTCCCCTCTCGCTACCAATTCGCTCGTCGCCGGATCTGGCAcctgacccccctctctctctccccgccgTCGCGTCGCCGCCGCCAGGCAGGTGTACATGGCCAAGGAGACGGAGACCAACGAGATCGTCGCGCTCAAGAAGATCCGCATGGACAACGAGCGCGAGGGCGTAAGATTtctcttcctcttctcctcctcttctcctcctcttccGTCCGATGCCGGTGCCAGCTCCGGCGCGAGCGTGTTGTGTCTGACGCCTTGTTTCGGCTGCCGCAGTTCCCCATCACGGCGATCCGCGAGATCAAGATCCTCAAGAAGCTCCACCACCAGAACGTCATCCAGCTCAAGGAGATCGTCACCTCCCCAGGTGCCTGCGCAGGACTGACCCCAAGCTCCCTCAATTCATTCCCtcgattgatatatatatatatatatatatatatatatgtatatatatatatatatgtatatatatatatatatatatatatatatatatatatatatatgtcgttCTATTCTCTCTACTGACGGAGGAGGAATTCGCGAATTCGCAGGCCCGGACCGAGACGAGCAAGGGAAGCCAAGTACGGCCCGATTCCACCATTCTCGCTTGCAATTCTAGTGCTTTGCTTTGTTTGGGGGTGGGTGTTGCTTATGCTTCTGCCTGTAAGGCCGCGCCGCCTGTCTGATGCCTTGTCGTGTTGTTGTTGCAAAAAAATAAATAGTCGACGGCAACAAGTACAAGGGGAGCATCTACATGGTCTTCGAGTACATGGACCACGACCTCACCGGACTCGCCGACAGGCCCGGGATGCGCTTCACTGTGCCGCAGATCAAGGTAGAACCGCCGCCCGTTCACTCGGTTTCTGCGATTTCCCTTTGATGCCAATGAGGTTTTAATATTTTGTTTATGGATTGATCTCGTCTGGTGTACTGTGATCTTGTCTTGGTCCAGTGCTACATGAAGCAGCTGCTCACAGGCCTGCACTACTGCCACGTCAATCAGGTGCTGCATCGAGATATCAAAGGTATTATATATGTTTTGACTTCACGACCGGAGTTTTTCATAAAGTTTGCGAGGTACCTTGTTGTCCGTTTGCTGAGCTAATGTGTTGATGCTTCCCTTGCAGGTTCTAACCTTTTGATAGACAATGAGGGTAACCTCAAGCTGGCTGATTTTGGGCTTGCGAGGTCGTTCTCTAGTGATCACAATGGCAACCTGACTAACCGTGTCATCACCTTATGGTATAGGTAGGGCATTAGAACTTCTGCCCACATAGTCATTGTCACGATTGCATTCGTTATGCATGCCACGTTTGTTGCCTTTTATTTGACTACGCTCATTGTTTTTTGTTGGATTTGCAGACCTCCAGAACTGCTTCTCGGAAGCACAAGGTATGGTCCAGCTGTTGACATGTGGTCTGTGGGTTGTATTTTTGCTGAGCTTCTCAATGGAAAGCCAATCCTGCCAGGGAAGAATGAGGTATACCTTTATGACTTATGAGGCTTTCAGCAATCAAGTGTATAACCTAAGCATTTGATGTGATTTAAGCCCCCTTTTTGCACTCGAGTTATAGATATACCATTTGTAATTTTAATCTTATATGTATGTCATTACTGCAGCCGGAGCAGCTGACCAAAATTTTCGAGCTTTGTGGCACCCCTGACGAGTTAATCTGGCCTGGTGTCACTAAGATGCCGTGGTACAACAACTTCAAGCCTCCCAGAGTATTGAAGAGAAAAGTTAAAGATGCCTTTAAACAGTGAGTGCTATGCTTGGCATTGTTATGTTGTGTTGCTTTGTCTCATGTCGCTGGTGGTCACACTTTTATGTGTTTGCAGTTTTGACCGGCATGCTCTGGACCTGTTGGAGAGGATGTTAACTTTAGATCCATCACAGGTATAAAATGACAATTTTGGCAAGTTTTGCAATCAAATGCTTTTAACTCCTTGGGCCCGTGTATGATAAAAGTTTACCATTCTTTGCTTTTCACTCCTCAACAAATTCACTCTTAAATTGTTCAGAGGATACCAGCGAAGGAGGCACTTGATGCAGAGTATTTCTGGACTGATCCCTTGCCATGTGACCCGAAAAGGCATGTTCTGGTCACTGTTTTTATTATACTGCCAAGTAATTTCCTTTCTAATAACTTCTTGAGCTAAGTTGTGTCATGACCATTAAATGTTCGATGATACAGTTTGCCATCGTATGAGGCATCACACGAATTCCAGACTAAGAAAAAACGTCAGCAGCAGAGGCAAGCGGAGGAAGCTGCAAAGCGCCAAAAAATAAATCATCCTCCCCCACATTCTCGCTTGCCTCCGATCCAGCATCCAGGCCAATCACACCAGATCAGGCCTGGCCATGCACCACCTGTGGCAGGTGGCTCGAGCCACTATGCgaaacctcggggacctggagggcCTAACAGGTACCCGCAGGGTGGGAACCAAGGCGCAGGCTATAATAACCCGAACCGCGGAGGGCAAGGCAGTGGCTATGGCAGCGCCCCGTATCCTCAGCAAGGAAGAGGACCTCCTCCGTTCCCTGCAGCAGGTGCTCCACGCGGTGGTGCCGGCAGTGGCAGGTGCTCCACGCGGTGGTGCCGGCAGTGGCTATGGAGTCGGTGGCCCAAATTACCCACCAGGCGGTCCGCCGTATGGCACGTCCGGTCCAGGCCGAGGAGGCCCCAACTATCCTCAAGGCGGTTCTCGCAATCAGCAGCAGTATGGTAGCTGGCAATAATATTTGTCATATCACGTCGCGGTGATACGCCCCTCCAGTTGGAGTATTTTTATTTGTAGAATCTTTGCTGTCCAAATTCTACTTTCTGTGATTGTTGTGCAACAGCTCTTAAGGTACGTCCTTTATGATTCAAGCTGTATTTTATCAATGTATAAACTGAGATTGTAGCACAACAGGCTATTGCAGTGTCTCGTTTATGATTCAATTTGTATGTTATGAATACACGAAATGTATAATCACCTTATGATTCAAGCTGTATGTTATGAATGTATGACCATTAATGAGATGTTCTTGTAGCATGCAAGTCTGAAAACAAAAGTTTGCTATCAATTACTGTTGGTACTCTTGCTCAATGTATCTGCAATGTGCCCTGAGCTTAATCACAAGAATCATATACATACTTGCTTCTTTGGAGCTTAATCACAAGAATCATATAAAAACTTTGCTTCTTAGGATCAATGACAGAGACAAGTGAGGCGGATGAGTCGACGACTGAACCAAAAAAAACTGTAATTGTTGAAAAATTTGCTTCTAATAAGTTCTAGCATGTTAGCCAAAATCTTGTTACATGAGAAACACTAGTAACAGGGTCAAATTTACGGGAAAATGGCTTCAACAAATGCCTCTGCATCAAAAGGTTGGAGATCTTCCACCCCTTCGCCGACGCCAACAAACTTGACTGGAATTCCAAGTTCGTCCACGACGCTCACCTGAGACAGGATTCAGGTCGGCAAGTTTAGTTGCTGTTTATTTAAGATCCAGGACTGGAATTTGTAACTATTATAAGAAGGGACTGGAAATCGTGTCCGTACCACGCAGCCACCACGAGCAGTCCCGTCTAACTTCGTCAGGATGAATCCTGTGATCCCAACAACCTGGTATGAAGCCAAGAAAGTCCCTCATTATCACTATCTAATAGAAATATAGCTGATGAATCAAGTAAGTATCAGAAATGCAGAGTGGCAATTACATCGTTGAACTCCTTCGCTTGCTGTAGCATATTTAATCCAGTTGTGCCATCCAGAACCAGCAAGATCTCCTGAAGAGAACGATAAAAGTTATCGCACACACTGAACAAGCAAAACACGAGATATTGATGAGATCTGTTTGTGCACTTCTGAACTtgctaggtactccctccgttccaaaatagatgacccaattttgtactaaagttaataaaaaattgggtcatctattttggaacggagggagtactatgcaaAAAATGTTGAACTAATTCATAAAGTTAAAAATATTTTTTAACATAAATACAACATACATTAGGAGCACCAGGCAGGGCTTTAGCTATGACTTTCTTGCAAGAAACCAACTCTTCCATCAGACCGTAATTTGTATGAAGTCCTGTAAGATTATTGCTACAGAACAATTAATTTCCCAGACAAGCAACGAAGTAAATGTATTATGCTCCAATCTGTAACAACAACCGTACGTCCTGACGTATCACATAGAACAATATCAAACCCTTCACGCTTCCCTCGTTTTACTGCCTGCGAAAGAACTACCAAGCGAGTCAAATTAGACGAAACATAAGAGTTGGAAGCATTATgacagaataatacttattcattcATGCTTGGCAGACCGGAAGTTCATACCTGATGGAGCCTGTGCCTTCTTATCGTTATCGATAACAATCTCTGAGCCAGTCCTCTCAGCCCAAATTTCTAGCTGGTCACGAGCTGCTGCTCGGAAGGTATCACCTGCCGCCATCAATACCTATATTATCGTTGAAAGCAGGAACATAAGCTCTCTAATTTTACAACAATGTGCTAAAGCAATATGTATAGCTGAAGCAGGGGATGTGAAGTAAATGGCCTCACCTTCGCTCCTTCATTCTTAAATCTGTAGGCAAGTTTTCCTGCAAATGTTATAGATAACAGAATAGATAAATTCGCCACTTCGTAGCATCATTTCGACAAATAAGGTGCTATAACACATCTGTTTAGCTCCATAATGACCAATTAAACCAGAAAAGCTAAACACAATCCTACCCCACATTCTAACTTTCTGCAGTTGAAAGATGTAAACAGTTTTTTTCCTGAGTTGATTTGATCAGACCTCTTGTATAACACATCCTACATTGGCATTATAAATTTACTTCAAGAAATTAATAATCCATTTAGCAGATCTCTTTGGATTATAACCATTTAGTTCGTTGTCAATAAAATAACATAGGTCGGAACTAACACCGCTGAATCATACAAGCAGGATAAGCAATTCTTCATGGCACTCGAACCATTCGAGAGGCAACAATTTATTTACACTGCAGGCCCAAAGTGCTAaatcactagaacccatatcattcCTTGCTGCTACAAAATCTACACCTAAATGCAAACCAGAACCAAGAATACAGTAAAGCATGTCGAGAAGTACCTAGCGATGTCGTCTTTCCGCCTCCGTTCACTCCCACAATCATGATGACCGCCGGCTTCCTGCGAAAACGACCAAGCACGCTCAGACCTCCCAAAATTCAGACACCAAGCAACAATGGCGAACTAGTGGCCACCACTGGCTTCATTCAGTGCAGCAGGCAGAGGGCAGGCAGAACCTGAAGCCGAGCTGCAGCTCGGTCTTGCTGCCCTTGGTCGTGAGCAGCTCGAGGATGCATCTCTTCAGCGACGCCTGCGCCGCAATGAACAACGGATTAGACCACGAAACAAATCCCGTTGTGCTGCACTGTAGTAACTGACGGAGGCTGAGACTGAGCTGATCACCTTTATCTCGGTCCCGGACTTGAGCTTGCCGTCGCGGATCTGGTCGCGGAGGGCGTCGACGATCCGGAACGAGATCTTGGGCCCGAAGTCCGACACCAGCAGCGCCTGCGCCGGCGCCAAGAAACATCGGTCAGAGGGGGAAGAAAAATGGAGCGAGGAGCCGGTGCTCAGGGAGGGGACCTCCTCGAGGTCGTCGAGGACGCGGTCGGTGTCGGCGAGGTTCCAGTAGGTGAGCAGCTCGTCGACGACGGAGAGGGTCTCGCGGGTCTTGGAGAAGCCGGAGAAGAGCTTGTCGACGTCGCTCTTGGCCTTCTCCTTGATGAGCCGGCCGAGGCGCGTGAAGAAGCCGGCCTGCCCGGCGGCGGCCGCGCAGCGGAGCCGGCCGGAGGGGCCGCgcggggcggcggacggcggcgagaGGAAGGGGAGCGCGCGGGAGGGCGCCGACGCCGACGCCATTCTTGGGCGCTGCCTGGCTGCGGTGCGGATACCGGCGACGGGATGGGTGGTGGGAGAGGATAGAGCTGAGCGAGCTGGCCCGCGCAAAACCGCCGTCTCTTTTCCGACGCAAAATGGCTCCTTTTTGGATTGTGGAAAATCGTGGGGGTGAAACCAGgaattgcaactaatgatttaTTTATGAGTGTTTGATATTTGTAAGTCAGATTTAGAAATAATTTTAAAACGGAGGGAATATATCTTAGGTATTGCTCCCGTATCAGATCGATCTTCTCTCCCTCCGACCATTTCGCAGACAGCAATGCaaggtggagggaggacggagtgaATTCTCGTCTCTCGTTCATTGTGTGGTACTAGCGTACTACCCGTGTACCAAAATATAAGCCGTTTTGATGTTTTTGTAGGCTAAACTTATATTTTGATATGAATGGAGTAGGTTTTGGTGAAGTAGTCATGTTGCGTCGAGGGCGATGTGGGCTGGTGGAGTTAATGTGTCCAGTAGAAGTCTCATGGCTCCAATTTCATCTTGATGGACCTTGGGAGCTTTTGTCCTCGTTGTTTTTCACGGGCGACATATCGATTATTTGCAGAGGCGGAACCAGAATTACTCAAAGCCTAGGGATAAAACTAACTGACTAAAAATAGTGAGAAATACCGTGTACGCCAATGTGTGGTAAATCGTATGCCACAATTTGACATTAAAACCAAAATATAAATTCATTATTTCACAAGAGGAAATTTCGTAAAACAAATAGTTTAATAAAAAAATGCATCATTGCAAACACTGTTTACCAAATTATTGAAGACTTGCTTAACTCGAGGCCATCATTTCTTCACCGGCAATAGTAGATGGACCGGGAGCTGCAAAAATAAAATTGAGTATTTAAAGACTAAGTCAATTGTTCATACGAAATTTTACAAAAGAAGAACATAAGTACATAACATAACATTATCACgaaatgcatgaggtagtagcaccTTGCGTTTCCTCATTTTTTTTTATGATAGCACTGAATAATATTAATCCTCAATCCTGAAAAAAGATTTAATTGTACAGGTCCTTGTCATCTTGGATTTCTAATCTCCTGATGACCATGAAATAGAAGTGACTAAGTGATATAATTTGACAACACCAATTCAGTGAGGTTGCCTCATACTCAGTATTACCTGTGCGGAGGAAACACCAATTCACTGTATCATCCATTGTTTGGTACAAAGGTGTTGGAGTATAAAGGAACTAGGGAAAGAATTGGATGATACAGTGTACATATTACCTGTGCTGCAAAATGTGTGTGCACTCTAGTTTCAATagttggagaagatcagaagaaggaGAGACAGGTGGTTACGACGCCGCATGGAATCGCAGGTTGATgactgacggcggcggcggcgcagacgaGCGAGGCCAGTTTTTCGCTGTTGCAGATCGGGAGAGGGATTTTTTTTTTCCTTGATGAACGAGCGACAGATAGAAGCGTAAACCTGTACTGCTCGATTGGTTTTCTGTTCTGGTGATCGACTGAAGTTGGGCTAATGGGCTGAAGCCTTCTACGTGTATGTGAAGCCGATGTGAAGCCTGGGGCTGGCCTTTTATGTACCACAAATTCACAAATATTTCGTACTATGTGTTTAGGTGCTAGTTGGGTCACGCCTCCCCTGATTATTTGTGCTGTCTGTCATCGTGGCTCTACATGTGCATCATCGGCGACAAAAGTCAACTTCTTCAATGACTACTTCTTTTGAGACTTTGCGAGCAAGATCGTTGGATTGATCTGGCGATGCTAGCATGACTAGTTGCCTAGaccggagattcccatcaatatgttTGGCGTGATTGCCAATCTTTGCCGCACGCGACGATTTGCTATTAGGATGATTCGAAGATGTTTGATCCTCTATAACTCTTTGTACGTACTTTGCTAGTTGGATTTCTCGATGATCCATATCATTGCTGATAGCTACGATGGCAGCACAACAACGACAAGTTCAACGACGACTTTGACAATAATTTCGAAGCTTATAGTCTTACTTATAATCTCTTCTTTTGTTGAAGGTAATTCATGTATCCGTGGGTTCGGTTTCCACATTATTTAGTTGTCATATTAGGATCTTGCATGAGAAAAATCCAGGCTTGATTAAAAAATTGACCTTAGATTGTCATGAACTAAAAATGgtacttttgaaatgaataagagtaaATCTATTATAGACCCCACCTACCTTTGTACAAATCCTTATTTGTGTGGTGGTTTGGGGCTGTTGAACCTTGACAATTTTTTGACTTCCCTTCATCTTAGATGGCTCTTGTTCAAATGGAAGGACCCCGTTAAGCCTTGGATCGGTTTGGGACCCCCCTGCGATGCCAACGATCGTGACCTATTTCATGGCGGCTACAAAGGCTACTTGGGGATGGTAAAAAGCCACGTTTCGGGATTCCATGGTTTGATAGTTTCAGCCGAGAGACATGACGCTGAAACTAGGATTTGACTATTTGAAGCTTATATAGCACCAGTCATAAGCTTGACGATTTCTAGATGGCGCCTTAAGCGTCCGTATAGGCGCACACCGTCCCTCcgccatgggccggcccagttacatGTTTTTTTCCCTATGTTTTAAAAAAAACTATGCTACTCGCGACTCGAACTCTTAAACCAGACACACAGCGCCAACAGTGGTAAGCATCGTGGCAGATGACCTATTGTGATGCTTCTACTTCATTTTACTTCTTTAATAAAGATAAAAAACACTTTGCTCTCTTTCAGTTTTTTCGGTTTATGTTTTTTCGGCCAGTTTTTATTCTGgcctttttctctttctctttttttttcattttttctttcttcaAATTCCGGTACTGTTTCTAAAAAATCGTGAAGTTTTCTTAAATTGACGAATTTTTTCATTTTTTATGATTTCGTTTTTCAAATTTgatgtatttttttttcattttttggtgaaccatgttttttttgcaaaattgatgaattttttccaaatccgatgaagtttttttttcaaaattgatgaactttcttaaatttgatgaacttttccaaattcATTGAACTTTTTCAAACTTGGTGAACCTTTTCATTTTTCAATTAACTATTTTttgcaaaattgatgaacttttttcaaatgaacattttaaaaattggTGATTTTTTATTAAAATTTAATGATTTCTTATTaaattttgatgattttttcaaactcgatgaccttttttcaaacttgatgaactttttttcaaatcaatgaacttattttaagtttttttcaaaatccgtgaatttttttgaattcatgaactctTTTGTCAACTTTTTTAAAGTCAACGTTTGACCGGCAATTGGTCGACCAATCAACCAGTTTTTTTTTAGGGAAACCAGTGAACCAGCTGGAGCGAGCGATCCATTCGAGTTCGCTGCGATCGATCAATATAAGTTTAGTTTGGCCGGCCTATTAACACCACCCTTCGAGCGCGTGAATTCCAAACCGGCGTTGAGAGCGCCAGTTAGGAGCTCCCCATATGCTTGTGCACAGAATGTGCACACCCTTTTAGCGCATGTCGTAGGTAATGGGCTGGCTCGTCTAGGGGGTTGTGGTTTGGTTTTCTGGAAAGCTTCCATCAGCCTGTTTTGTGAAGCTTTCGATCGCCGCCCCCCTGTTTTTtatgtttatttttttagtttactttgttttcttttttttttcaaatacgcaatttttttcaaatgcatgactCTTTTTTCAAATCCACAAtactttttgaaattcatgaacttttacaatccatgaacattttttcaaataagtgaacatttttttccaaatttgtgaacttttttaaaaaccCAT contains:
- the LOC119278730 gene encoding cyclin-dependent kinase C-2 isoform X1 is translated as MAVAAPGQLNLDEFPSWGSRGVDCFEKLEQIGEGTYGQVYMAKETETNEIVALKKIRMDNEREGFPITAIREIKILKKLHHQNVIQLKEIVTSPGPDRDEQGKPIDGNKYKGSIYMVFEYMDHDLTGLADRPGMRFTVPQIKCYMKQLLTGLHYCHVNQVLHRDIKGSNLLIDNEGNLKLADFGLARSFSSDHNGNLTNRVITLWYRPPELLLGSTRYGPAVDMWSVGCIFAELLNGKPILPGKNEPEQLTKIFELCGTPDELIWPGVTKMPWYNNFKPPRVLKRKVKDAFKHFDRHALDLLERMLTLDPSQRIPAKEALDAEYFWTDPLPCDPKSLPSYEASHEFQTKKKRQQQRQAEEAAKRQKINHPPPHSRLPPIQHPGQSHQIRPGHAPPVAGGSSHYAKPRGPGGPNRYPQGGNQGAGYNNPNRGGQGSGYGSAPYPQQGRGPPPFPAAGAPRGGAGSGYGVGGPNYPPGGPPYGTSGPGRGGPNYPQGGSRNQQQYGSWQ
- the LOC119278731 gene encoding cell division protein FtsY homolog, chloroplastic-like; translated protein: MASASAPSRALPFLSPPSAAPRGPSGRLRCAAAAGQAGFFTRLGRLIKEKAKSDVDKLFSGFSKTRETLSVVDELLTYWNLADTDRVLDDLEEALLVSDFGPKISFRIVDALRDQIRDGKLKSGTEIKASLKRCILELLTTKGSKTELQLGFRKPAVIMIVGVNGGGKTTSLGKLAYRFKNEGAKVLMAAGDTFRAAARDQLEIWAERTGSEIVIDNDKKAQAPSVLSQAVKRGKREGFDIVLCDTSGRLHTNYGLMEELVSCKKVIAKALPGAPNEILLVLDGTTGLNMLQQAKEFNDVVGITGFILTKLDGTARGGCVVSVVDELGIPVKFVGVGEGVEDLQPFDAEAFVEAIFP